The window AAACTAATGTCGAAAGCACCTTTGGTTACTTTAGAAAGGGCAATGGCACGCTCGGTTAAGGCAAATAGTTCTGCATCTACCTTTACCGGTGCAATGCCTGCATTTCGGTTTACTGCCGATACCTGAGAAGTACTTTTCCAGTCGGAAATGAGGTTTTCTATCCGGCTAATTTCAGCAATAACAGTATCAATGTTGTTTTCGGCCGAAAGAGCATCTCCGGCCGAAATGGTAATATCGAAGCGGCCACCCATTAAAAGTGTGGTCCTTTTTCTAATGATCTGTGCACTGGCATTTAAACACAACAGGATTAGGGCAGCTAGCAGTATTCTTTTCATTTACATCAACAATTCGCTGTAAATATAGCGCTAAATGCCGGTTTCTGGCTATTGTTATTGTGCCTGTACCTTTAAAACCACGCTGGTTCTGTTGCTGTTAACTTCCGGATTAAAACCAACTTTCATTAAAAAATCGCCAGAATATACTTTATCCTTATCAATAGGCGATTTGGTATTGGGATAAAGGTTAATTTCTTCGATTTTATATTTTTTGGCAGGGTCTAAACCCTTTAATTTAATGGGTAAAATAACACCATTGGTAAACAGGGTAGCCACATAATAGTTAAAAATTACCGCCTGGTTTTTTGCATCATCAACATAGGCAATTGAGGCGATTTTATTTTCGTACGGATCCTGCAGGCGGTATTGCTGTCCATGCCAAACAATGTCTTTAAAACCGTTGTAGGTTTGCACTGCGTTTTGACTGAAAAGCAGATCGTTTTTACTCAGTTCATTTACACGCACATCGTAACCCAGTTTACCCATCATGGCTACGTCGGTTTTAAATTTAATTGGCTGTTTACCCATATCGGTGATGTGATTATCAACTGCGATTGAAGGGAAATAATAAGAATATTCCCATTGGATAAAAATACGGTCGTAAGGGTTGGTGTTATCGCTAGGCCAAAATTCGGTAAAGTATTTCAGTGCAGCATAATCTACCCGCGAACCACCTCCGGCACAAAGCATCATTGGGGTTTTAGGATATTTTTTTCTGATCCGCTCTAATACACTGTTCAGCCCGCGGATATACTCCAGGTAAAAATGATCCTGGTTTTTTAAAGTTGGCGAATGGGCATTGTAGATGAGCGAATTGCAATCCCATTTAATAAAGGCCAGCTCGGGTACTTCTTTAAATAGATCTTCGACCGTTTGGTACACAAAATCCTGAACTTTTGGATTGCTTAAATCTAACACCAGCTGATTGCGCATGTAATATTCTTTGCGTTCGGGCTGCCTGATAACCCAGTCGGGATGTTTTTCGTAAAGCTCGCTTTTGGGGTTCACCATTTCGGGCTCAATCCAGATGCCGAATTTTACACCGTTTGCGGTAGCTTCTTTACCCAAAGTACTGATGCCATTTTTTAATTTTTGCTTGTTGTACTGCCAGTCGCCCAGGCCAGATGTTGAGCCGTTACGCGGATATTTGTTGCCAAACCAGCCATCATCAAGCAAGAAAACATCAACCCCAAGTTTTTTGGTGTCTTTGGTCAGGTCGTTTAATTTCTCGTCGTTAAAATCGAAGTAAGTGGTTTCCCAGTTGTTTAAGATGGTCGATCGTTCGCCTTTACCATCGGCCAGCTGGTAAGTGCGTGCCCAGTTTTGCAGGTTACGGCTGGCTTCGCCTTTCCCATTGTTAGCGTAGGTATAAACAAAACGTGGAGTAACGAAATTTTCGCCCGATTTAAGTGTGTAATTAGCAGAAAAGTTGTTGATCCCCGCTGTAACGCGAACATAATATTCGTCGAAAGTTTCATACTCGAGTTTAAAATTACCGGTCCATTCCAGCGATCCGGCTATTACCTCGCCCAGGTCTTCGGTAGCAGGCTGATCGATTGACAACATAAACGAAGAGGAGTGAAGTAAATTGGTGCGGGTTCCCAGCTTCGAATCGATGGTTTTAATACCATGTAAAAGCTGCTGCTCTTCCGATCGCATTTCGCGTGTGGCACCACTGTAGTGGCTTTTTAAGAAGAATTTTTTGCCGCTTAAGGTTAGGTTTGCCGAAGCATATTTATTTAACACCACACTGCCTTTCTCCTGATGGGTAATTTCGGTCCATTGCTCAATTACATTTTCGTTGTAGTAGGCCAGGTATTTTAAGGTAACCCTGAAATTGTATTTCGCATCTTTCAGTACCACACTCGTTAACTTTCGGTTTTGATCAAGCTGTTCTGTTTTTACCTCGCTAAAGGTTAATACAGTTGATTTATTGCCATCGGCATGGGTTACACTCAAAGCAGGTTCGAGTAAGTTAACTGAGCCCGATGCAATGTAGGCTTCGCGTTTATTGAAGAGGTCGTCAGATCCGGGTTTATACTTATCTAACTTTTGTATGCCGGGATATTCGTCGCTGTTGGCCAGTTTTTTGCCCAGGTAAGTCGATAATAATGATTGATCCTGATCTGTTTCTAAAATGAGTACGTTGTGCTTTGTAGCAATTTCGATTGTTTTTTGGGCATAAGTACTTGCGCAGAGTGTCATCGATAGTAAAAATAGGTGGAGTTGTTTTTTGCTCATAATTCTTTTAAATGAACCTGTTTTTTGGTAGGGTTCTGTAGCAGATATAAGCATTTGGGCAGGTTAAGCATCTACATACCTCAATGCGCCCGAAAAACTTAAATATCAGCTGGTAAAAATGTAAACAATGTACTTTTGTTTAGTAACCGAAATTAACCATTACTAAACATAATTTAACCCGATTATACAAAAGATCTTTGTTGCTTCGCTAAAATTTGGTACAGCATCATCAAAGTAGGACAATACCATCTGATAATCCCTTTATAACCTGATTAGCGCAACGTAGTGGCCCTATAGATTATTAGAGGAAAGAGGAGGATAGAGATCGATCTTTTGATTTAACAAAGGCACATTCAGGTCAGGGCTTGGGTTGGAGTGATAAAACTTGCGACAGGGTGAGAGAATATGTAATCAGGGAAACTCCGTTATTCCATCACCCTGAATTTATTTCAGGGACTCTTATTAGGGATGCTGAAACAAGTTCAGCATGACGATATGGGAAAGTGTGGACTCATTCAGGCCAGGGCTATGGCCTGATTCGAACTGCACCTTAAATTATAAATGATGCACCTTAATTTATAAAAGCTGTACCTCAATTTATCAGAACTGATTTAATAATCTGGAGCAGCTGTTTAAATAAACGGTGTCAAAAAGAATATTTAAATTTGGCCGATAAAATTCTTTCCCCTCATGACCTTCGTAGAAAAACTGCAGGCCTTACGTACCTTAATGGCCGAACAAAAAATAGATGCTTATATCATTACCGCTGCCGATCCGCACATCAGTGAATACCTGCCAGCACATTATAAGGCGATCCCTTTCGTGAGCGGTTTTACAGGCTCGGCCGGAACTTTGGTAATTACACAAGATTTTGCCGGTCTTTGGACTGATTCGAGGTATTTTACACAAGCCGAAACACAGTTATTGGGTTCTGGTTACGAATTGGTAAAGCTAAAAGTACCACATACCCCGAATACATTGAGTGGTTAACCGAAGTTATGCCCAAAAATTCAACAGTTGCTTTCAATTACCAGCTCATTTCAATATCGCTGGCCTTAGAAATACAGACTAACTTCGGGAAGCATCAAATCAACACCGTAAATGCCGATTTATTAAGCGCCATTTGGTTAAACAGGCCTGCTTTGCCAACCGAAAAAGCCTTTCTAATCGAAGAAAAAGACGCTGGTTTATCCATCTCAGCAAAACTTACAGAGGTAAAGGCACAGTTAGAAACAAATGGAGCCGATAGCCATTTGATTTCTTCGCTCGATGATATCGCCTGGCTTTTTAATATCAGGGGCAAAGATGTTGATTATAATCCTGTAGCCTTAAGCTTTGCTTTAATTACACCCAATGAAGTGAAACTCTTTATTGATGTTGAAAAGCTATCAGAAAGCGATATAAACACCTTAAAGCAGCAAAGTGTAGCACTTTATCCATACGCTGCTATCACTGAGGAACTAAAAGAGCTGTTGCCCAATACAGCTGTTTTTATCGATTTTAAACGCAACTGTTTTGGAATGTATCAACTGCTACCTGCTACCGTTAAAGTAATTTCGGGGACCAATCCAAGTACGCACCTAAAAAGTTTAAAGAACGAAACTGAGGTTAATCACATCCGCAAGGCTATGGTACAAGATGGGGTGGCCATGACCAGGTTTTTTAAATGGATGGAAGAACGGTTAGGGGAGGAGCAGATTACAGAATGGTCGGCAGCAGAGAAACTGGCGACTTTCAGGGCCGAGCAGCCTGGTTTCGCTGGCTTAAGTTTTAATACCATTGCCGGCTTTAATGCCAATGGTGCTTTGCCGCATTATAGTGTAAGTTTGGCAAGTAGTCTAGAAATACAGCCAGATGGTTTGTTCCTGGTCGATTCAGGAGGGCAATACTTATATGGTACAACCGATATTACCCGGGTAATGCCTATGGCAAATTATTCAGCACAGCAAGCCGATGATTATACCCTGGTACTAAAAGGATTGATTGAAGGATCGAAACTGATTTTTCCGGAGGGTACAAAAGGCTACCAAATCGATTCAATTTGCCGGAAACCTTTGTGGGAACATACCATTAACTTTGGTCATGGAACAGGCCACGGTATTGGCTTTTTTCTTAACGTACACGAAGGACCTCAGAATATTAGCCCCGCCAATGTTGATGTAGCCTTTAAACCGGGTATGGTAACCTCCATTGAGCCGGGGATTTATAGACCAGGCGAACATGGTGTAAGGATCGAAAATCTGGTGTTGTGTACTAACCACAGCAGTAGTGCGTTTGGCAATTTTCTAAGTTTTGAAACCCTTACTTTATGTTATATCGATACCCGGATTATAAATAAAGCACTTTTAGAGGCCGATCAGCTTCGCTGGTTAAATACTTATAATAGCAAGGTGTTTAATCAGCTTCAACCGCACCTTACAGCCGGAGAAGCAAATTGGCTAAAAGAGAAATGCCAGCCGATATAGTTATTCATAATCTTTTATATTCGAAAAGCAGCGCCCTATTTACCTTAGGGCGCTGCTTTTTTGCATTAGATGGTGTGCAGTTTGCTAGCTGACTTTAATAAAACACAGGCTTAGCCTAACTTGCCATAAATGCACCAATTCTTTACCGATTTTGCGCTATTTCTAAAGATGGTATGCGCTTTACTTTTTTAAATATATTTTTGAATAAAACGTCATAAATACGTTTTTTCATCATGATGAATATAAAACCAACAAAAACATCTGCTGTAATAGCTTTTAAAGCAATATTTTGCTTAGCCTTATCTCTACTACACATTCAGGTAACTTTAGCCCAATCTCCATGGATTGCATTAGGTAAAAAGCCATCCACACTGGGTTTAACAAAAGGTTTCTCGCAGTTTGATGCAGGGCCGTTTAAACTCAAACTGGTTAAAGCATCGCAAACGGTAGCGGGTTTACAGCCCAAAATGGTTGATGGTTTCGATTTTGTGCCCAGCGACAGTTTAAAAGTGCGCAGTTCGGATGGTTTGTACCATTTGGGCGATATTAACCTGAAATTGCGAAGCGCTGGTAATGAAGCCTGGACAAGCTATAGCACTGCAGCCAAAAGAGTTGAGGTTAAAAGTATCGCTGCAGGTAAAAATGTACTCTCAGCTGCCGATCTTGCCGCAACATTCCCTGCCGATATTCCCCTGCAAATTATCCGTAGCTGGGAAATGCAGCAGGGTAAATTAGTGCTTCGTTTCGAACTGAAAAACAAAAGCAGTAAAACCGTAGAAATTGGGGCATTGGGTATCCCGATGATTTTTGATAACATTTTAGAAGGCAGAACCCTGGAGCAAACCCATGCCAAAAATGTGTTTTACGATCCTTACATCGGCCAGGATGCCGGTTATTTACAGGTAACCCGCTTAAGTGGTCAGGCACCTTCGCTAATTGTGGCTCCGGTGGGGCATACCCCTTTCGAAGCATACAACCCACTAAACGATGACCGTACTCCCCGTGGAATTGCTTTTGAGGGCTTTTACGAGTGGATGGTACACAGTAAAGCCTATGCCGAAAACGAATGGAAAAATGCCGAACAATGGAATAAACCAAGCAGTGCGTTTTTAAAACCTGGTGAAAGTAAAAGTTATGCGCTTCAGTTTATTTTATCGGGTACCGCAAAAAATACAGAAAGCAAACTGATTGAAAATAAAAGGCCAGTGGCCATATCGGTACCGGGTTATGTACTACCGAAAGATGTAGACGCCAAATTATTTATCAATTACGCTAAAAAAATTAAATCGCTTAACGTACAACCAGAAAATGCTTTAACTGTAAAAGCTGTTGGCGTAACCAAAAATGGCTGGAAAAGCTATTCGGTAAAAGCGAATACCTGGGGAAGAGCGCGCTTATCGGTTGTTTACGAAGATGGCCTGGAGCAAACTATAAACTATAAAGTAATTGAACCCGAAAATGAGGTGATTGCCAGTTATGGTCATTTTTTAACCACCAAACAATGGTTCAATCAGCCCGATCCTATTTTTAAAAGAAGCCCTTCGGCCATTACCTACGATTATGAAAAACAAGAACAGGTAACGCAGGATAACCGTGCCTGGATTGCAGGTTTAAGTGATGAGGGTGGCGCAGGTTCGTGGCTGGGCGCCATGATGAAACAACTGGTGCATCCCGAAAAAGAAGAAGTAGCCAAACTGAAACAGTTTGTAGATACGGTAATGTTTGGCCATATACAGCTTAAAGATGGGCCTCAGAAATATGGGGTGAAAAAGAGTTTGTTTTATTACGCTCCCGATTCACTGCCCAAAGGCACCTATGCTGAAAATATAAACTTTAAAACCTGGTCGGCATGGCCTAAAAAAGAAGCCGATAACCTTGGCCGCTCTTACAACTATCCACATGTGGCTGCTGCGCATTGGGTAATGTACCGTTTGGCACGCAATTACACCGGACTGGTAGAAGAGGGGAGTTGGAAACAGCACCTCATTGATGCCGCCGAAACGGGCATGGCCATGGTTAATATTGCACCTTACTATGCACAGTTTGGACAAATGGAAGGTACTATCTTTTACCTCATCTTAACCGACCTTAAAAATGAGGGCTTAACAGAGGAGGCAAGCAAACTGGAAAACGAAATGAAAAAGCGTGCCAATCACTGGCGCTCGTTGCAATATCCCTTTGGTAGTGAAATGCCCTGGGACTCTACAGGTCAAGAAGAAGTTTACGTATGGTCTAACTATTTTGGCTATGCCGATAAGGCCAATGTAACGCTAAATGCCATACTGGCTTACATGCCTGTGTTGCCACATTGGGCCTACAATGGTAATGCCCGCCGTTACTGGGATTTCTTGTATGGCGGTAAACTTACGCGTGTAGAACGCATGATTCACCATTACGGATCGGGCCTGAATGCCATACCGGTACTGATGGATTACCGTAAAAATCCAGATGATTTTTACCTGCTCCGTGCTGGATACGGTGGTTTAATGGGTACCATTTCGAACATTACACAGGATGGTTTTGCACCAGCTGCCTTTCATGCTTATCCCTCTACCTTAAAGAACGATGGTATTACAGGCGATTATGGATCAGGATTTTTTGGTTATGCAGTTAATACTTCGGCTTATGTAATCAAACACCCCGAATTTGGCTGGCTGGCTTTCGGTGGAAACTTAAAGGAAACAGGTACAACGGTTAGCATTAAATTAACCATTGCTGCAAAATCGGCGGTGTACATTGCTGCTGCAGGCCTTTACATTACACTCGATGCGGGTACAATAGATGAAGTTACCTACAATAACCAGAAT is drawn from Pedobacter sp. HDW13 and contains these coding sequences:
- a CDS encoding alpha-galactosidase, giving the protein MSKKQLHLFLLSMTLCASTYAQKTIEIATKHNVLILETDQDQSLLSTYLGKKLANSDEYPGIQKLDKYKPGSDDLFNKREAYIASGSVNLLEPALSVTHADGNKSTVLTFSEVKTEQLDQNRKLTSVVLKDAKYNFRVTLKYLAYYNENVIEQWTEITHQEKGSVVLNKYASANLTLSGKKFFLKSHYSGATREMRSEEQQLLHGIKTIDSKLGTRTNLLHSSSFMLSIDQPATEDLGEVIAGSLEWTGNFKLEYETFDEYYVRVTAGINNFSANYTLKSGENFVTPRFVYTYANNGKGEASRNLQNWARTYQLADGKGERSTILNNWETTYFDFNDEKLNDLTKDTKKLGVDVFLLDDGWFGNKYPRNGSTSGLGDWQYNKQKLKNGISTLGKEATANGVKFGIWIEPEMVNPKSELYEKHPDWVIRQPERKEYYMRNQLVLDLSNPKVQDFVYQTVEDLFKEVPELAFIKWDCNSLIYNAHSPTLKNQDHFYLEYIRGLNSVLERIRKKYPKTPMMLCAGGGSRVDYAALKYFTEFWPSDNTNPYDRIFIQWEYSYYFPSIAVDNHITDMGKQPIKFKTDVAMMGKLGYDVRVNELSKNDLLFSQNAVQTYNGFKDIVWHGQQYRLQDPYENKIASIAYVDDAKNQAVIFNYYVATLFTNGVILPIKLKGLDPAKKYKIEEINLYPNTKSPIDKDKVYSGDFLMKVGFNPEVNSNRTSVVLKVQAQ
- a CDS encoding aminopeptidase P family N-terminal domain-containing protein: MTFVEKLQALRTLMAEQKIDAYIITAADPHISEYLPAHYKAIPFVSGFTGSAGTLVITQDFAGLWTDSRYFTQAETQLLGSGYELVKLKVPHTPNTLSG
- a CDS encoding aminopeptidase family protein P — protein: MPKNSTVAFNYQLISISLALEIQTNFGKHQINTVNADLLSAIWLNRPALPTEKAFLIEEKDAGLSISAKLTEVKAQLETNGADSHLISSLDDIAWLFNIRGKDVDYNPVALSFALITPNEVKLFIDVEKLSESDINTLKQQSVALYPYAAITEELKELLPNTAVFIDFKRNCFGMYQLLPATVKVISGTNPSTHLKSLKNETEVNHIRKAMVQDGVAMTRFFKWMEERLGEEQITEWSAAEKLATFRAEQPGFAGLSFNTIAGFNANGALPHYSVSLASSLEIQPDGLFLVDSGGQYLYGTTDITRVMPMANYSAQQADDYTLVLKGLIEGSKLIFPEGTKGYQIDSICRKPLWEHTINFGHGTGHGIGFFLNVHEGPQNISPANVDVAFKPGMVTSIEPGIYRPGEHGVRIENLVLCTNHSSSAFGNFLSFETLTLCYIDTRIINKALLEADQLRWLNTYNSKVFNQLQPHLTAGEANWLKEKCQPI
- a CDS encoding DUF5695 domain-containing protein; this translates as MMNIKPTKTSAVIAFKAIFCLALSLLHIQVTLAQSPWIALGKKPSTLGLTKGFSQFDAGPFKLKLVKASQTVAGLQPKMVDGFDFVPSDSLKVRSSDGLYHLGDINLKLRSAGNEAWTSYSTAAKRVEVKSIAAGKNVLSAADLAATFPADIPLQIIRSWEMQQGKLVLRFELKNKSSKTVEIGALGIPMIFDNILEGRTLEQTHAKNVFYDPYIGQDAGYLQVTRLSGQAPSLIVAPVGHTPFEAYNPLNDDRTPRGIAFEGFYEWMVHSKAYAENEWKNAEQWNKPSSAFLKPGESKSYALQFILSGTAKNTESKLIENKRPVAISVPGYVLPKDVDAKLFINYAKKIKSLNVQPENALTVKAVGVTKNGWKSYSVKANTWGRARLSVVYEDGLEQTINYKVIEPENEVIASYGHFLTTKQWFNQPDPIFKRSPSAITYDYEKQEQVTQDNRAWIAGLSDEGGAGSWLGAMMKQLVHPEKEEVAKLKQFVDTVMFGHIQLKDGPQKYGVKKSLFYYAPDSLPKGTYAENINFKTWSAWPKKEADNLGRSYNYPHVAAAHWVMYRLARNYTGLVEEGSWKQHLIDAAETGMAMVNIAPYYAQFGQMEGTIFYLILTDLKNEGLTEEASKLENEMKKRANHWRSLQYPFGSEMPWDSTGQEEVYVWSNYFGYADKANVTLNAILAYMPVLPHWAYNGNARRYWDFLYGGKLTRVERMIHHYGSGLNAIPVLMDYRKNPDDFYLLRAGYGGLMGTISNITQDGFAPAAFHAYPSTLKNDGITGDYGSGFFGYAVNTSAYVIKHPEFGWLAFGGNLKETGTTVSIKLTIAAKSAVYIAAAGLYITLDAGTIDEVTYNNQNGEIKLKLNAANTYTPAALLRLAQQAKSKDNTVYTVKDYKVNERGAYQIQLNKDKPTEVTIKK